In Corvus moneduloides isolate bCorMon1 chromosome 3, bCorMon1.pri, whole genome shotgun sequence, one DNA window encodes the following:
- the FEZ2 gene encoding fasciculation and elongation protein zeta-2 isoform X3: MAAAAASQRDPGDWQDFSGFQPSAGSGPEAARDKSGWGGGDLGAKLSLCFEPPQARAGGGESRVPLRPLTEQSALQDDEIWNALTDNYGNVMAVDWKSSHTRALHLPTLNLSEKGVNDNLNLDLSDDEELREQLDMHSIIVSCINEEPLFTAEQVIEEIEEMMQESPDPEDDETPTQSDRLSILSQEIQTLKRSSTNNSYEERVKRLSVAELNELLEEIETAIKDYSEELVQQLALRDELEFEKEVKNSFISVLIEVQNKQREHKETAKKKKKLKNGSPQNGKQERGHMPGTYLTTVIPYEKKNGPPSVEDLQTLTKILHAMKEDSEKVPSLLTDYILKVLCPT, translated from the exons atggcggcggcggcggcctcGCAGCGAGACCCGGGCGATTGGCAGGACTTCTCGGGATTCCAGCCCTCCGCGGGGAGCGGCCCCGAGGCCGCCCGCGACAAGAGCGGCTGGGGCGGCGGGGATCTAGGGGCGAAGCTGTCCCTCTGTTTCGAGCCCCCGCAGGCCCGGGCTGGCGGCGGCGAGAGCCGTGTTCCGCTGCGGCCGCTCACGGAGCAGAGCGCGCTGCAGGACGACGA GATTTGGAATGCTTTGACTGATAATTATGGTAATGTGATGGCAGTTGACTGGAAATCTTCCCACACCAGAGCTTTGCACTTGCCAACACTGAATCTTTCAGAAAAAGGG GTAAATGACAACTTGAACCTCGACCTGTCAGATGATGAAGAGCTGAGAGAACAGTTGGATATGCATTCTATCATTGTTTCCTGCATCAATGAAGAACCACtcttcacagcagagcag GTGATTGAAGAAATAGAGGAAATGATGCAGGAATCGCCTGATCCAGAAGATGATGAAACTCCCACCCAGTCAGATCGGCTCTCTATACTTTCCCAGGAAATTCAGACTCTCAAGAGATCCAGTACAAACAACAGCTATGAAGAGA GAGTAAAAAGATTGTCTGTTGCTGAATTAAATGAACTGCTAGAAGAAATTGAGACTGCTATTAAGGATTATTCTGAAGAACTGGTACAGCAGTTGGCTCTACGAGATGAGTTGGAGTTTGAGAAGGAAGTGAAAAACAGCTTCATTTCTGTCCTCATCGAAGTACAAAACAAACAGCGAGAACACAAAGAAACAGcgaagaagaaaaagaagctgaaaaatggtaGTCCTCAGAATGGCAAACAAGAAAGAGGTCATATGCCTGGAACA TACTTAACAACCGTCATTCcttatgagaagaaaaatggacCCCCATCTGTTGAAGATCTTCAAACATTAACCAAAA TTCTTCATGCCATGAAAGAGGATAGCGAGAAAGTGCCAAGCTTGTTAACAGACTATATTTTAAAGG ttctgtgTCCTACATGA
- the FEZ2 gene encoding fasciculation and elongation protein zeta-2 isoform X1, which produces MAAAAASQRDPGDWQDFSGFQPSAGSGPEAARDKSGWGGGDLGAKLSLCFEPPQARAGGGESRVPLRPLTEQSALQDDEIWNALTDNYGNVMAVDWKSSHTRALHLPTLNLSEKGVNDNLNLDLSDDEELREQLDMHSIIVSCINEEPLFTAEQVIEEIEEMMQESPDPEDDETPTQSDRLSILSQEIQTLKRSSTNNSYEERVKRLSVAELNELLEEIETAIKDYSEELVQQLALRDELEFEKEVKNSFISVLIEVQNKQREHKETAKKKKKLKNGSPQNGKQERGHMPGTRFSMEGISNVIQNGFRHTFGNSSGEKQYLTTVIPYEKKNGPPSVEDLQTLTKILHAMKEDSEKVPSLLTDYILKVLCPT; this is translated from the exons atggcggcggcggcggcctcGCAGCGAGACCCGGGCGATTGGCAGGACTTCTCGGGATTCCAGCCCTCCGCGGGGAGCGGCCCCGAGGCCGCCCGCGACAAGAGCGGCTGGGGCGGCGGGGATCTAGGGGCGAAGCTGTCCCTCTGTTTCGAGCCCCCGCAGGCCCGGGCTGGCGGCGGCGAGAGCCGTGTTCCGCTGCGGCCGCTCACGGAGCAGAGCGCGCTGCAGGACGACGA GATTTGGAATGCTTTGACTGATAATTATGGTAATGTGATGGCAGTTGACTGGAAATCTTCCCACACCAGAGCTTTGCACTTGCCAACACTGAATCTTTCAGAAAAAGGG GTAAATGACAACTTGAACCTCGACCTGTCAGATGATGAAGAGCTGAGAGAACAGTTGGATATGCATTCTATCATTGTTTCCTGCATCAATGAAGAACCACtcttcacagcagagcag GTGATTGAAGAAATAGAGGAAATGATGCAGGAATCGCCTGATCCAGAAGATGATGAAACTCCCACCCAGTCAGATCGGCTCTCTATACTTTCCCAGGAAATTCAGACTCTCAAGAGATCCAGTACAAACAACAGCTATGAAGAGA GAGTAAAAAGATTGTCTGTTGCTGAATTAAATGAACTGCTAGAAGAAATTGAGACTGCTATTAAGGATTATTCTGAAGAACTGGTACAGCAGTTGGCTCTACGAGATGAGTTGGAGTTTGAGAAGGAAGTGAAAAACAGCTTCATTTCTGTCCTCATCGAAGTACAAAACAAACAGCGAGAACACAAAGAAACAGcgaagaagaaaaagaagctgaaaaatggtaGTCCTCAGAATGGCAAACAAGAAAGAGGTCATATGCCTGGAACA CGCTTCAGCATGGAAGGGATCTCAAATGTCATACAGAATGGCTTCCGCCACACGTTTGGAAACTCGAGTGGAGAGAAACAG TACTTAACAACCGTCATTCcttatgagaagaaaaatggacCCCCATCTGTTGAAGATCTTCAAACATTAACCAAAA TTCTTCATGCCATGAAAGAGGATAGCGAGAAAGTGCCAAGCTTGTTAACAGACTATATTTTAAAGG ttctgtgTCCTACATGA
- the FEZ2 gene encoding fasciculation and elongation protein zeta-2 isoform X2 — protein MAAAAASQRDPGDWQDFSGFQPSAGSGPEAARDKSGWGGGDLGAKLSLCFEPPQARAGGGESRVPLRPLTEQSALQDDEIWNALTDNYGNVMAVDWKSSHTRALHLPTLNLSEKGVNDNLNLDLSDDEELREQLDMHSIIVSCINEEPLFTAEQVIEEIEEMMQESPDPEDDETPTQSDRLSILSQEIQTLKRSSTNNSYEERVKRLSVAELNELLEEIETAIKDYSEELVQQLALRDELEFEKEVKNSFISVLIEVQNKQREHKETAKKKKKLKNGSPQNGKQERGHMPGTRFSMEGISNVIQNGFRHTFGNSSGEKQYLTTVIPYEKKNGPPSVEDLQTLTKILHAMKEDSEKVPSLLTDYILKALV, from the exons atggcggcggcggcggcctcGCAGCGAGACCCGGGCGATTGGCAGGACTTCTCGGGATTCCAGCCCTCCGCGGGGAGCGGCCCCGAGGCCGCCCGCGACAAGAGCGGCTGGGGCGGCGGGGATCTAGGGGCGAAGCTGTCCCTCTGTTTCGAGCCCCCGCAGGCCCGGGCTGGCGGCGGCGAGAGCCGTGTTCCGCTGCGGCCGCTCACGGAGCAGAGCGCGCTGCAGGACGACGA GATTTGGAATGCTTTGACTGATAATTATGGTAATGTGATGGCAGTTGACTGGAAATCTTCCCACACCAGAGCTTTGCACTTGCCAACACTGAATCTTTCAGAAAAAGGG GTAAATGACAACTTGAACCTCGACCTGTCAGATGATGAAGAGCTGAGAGAACAGTTGGATATGCATTCTATCATTGTTTCCTGCATCAATGAAGAACCACtcttcacagcagagcag GTGATTGAAGAAATAGAGGAAATGATGCAGGAATCGCCTGATCCAGAAGATGATGAAACTCCCACCCAGTCAGATCGGCTCTCTATACTTTCCCAGGAAATTCAGACTCTCAAGAGATCCAGTACAAACAACAGCTATGAAGAGA GAGTAAAAAGATTGTCTGTTGCTGAATTAAATGAACTGCTAGAAGAAATTGAGACTGCTATTAAGGATTATTCTGAAGAACTGGTACAGCAGTTGGCTCTACGAGATGAGTTGGAGTTTGAGAAGGAAGTGAAAAACAGCTTCATTTCTGTCCTCATCGAAGTACAAAACAAACAGCGAGAACACAAAGAAACAGcgaagaagaaaaagaagctgaaaaatggtaGTCCTCAGAATGGCAAACAAGAAAGAGGTCATATGCCTGGAACA CGCTTCAGCATGGAAGGGATCTCAAATGTCATACAGAATGGCTTCCGCCACACGTTTGGAAACTCGAGTGGAGAGAAACAG TACTTAACAACCGTCATTCcttatgagaagaaaaatggacCCCCATCTGTTGAAGATCTTCAAACATTAACCAAAA TTCTTCATGCCATGAAAGAGGATAGCGAGAAAGTGCCAAGCTTGTTAACAGACTATATTTTAAAGG CATTGGTTTGA
- the LOC116441061 gene encoding uncharacterized protein LOC116441061 isoform X2 → MAIGSTAGGYMAVGYTAVGYTAVVTRQWLHGSWLHGRWLHGSWLHGSWLHGGGYTAVGYTAVGYTAVVTRRLVTRQLVTRRWLHGSRYRAVGYTAVVPRQWFHGSGYMAVVPRRLVPRRWFHGSGSTAVVTRQWLHGSRYRAVVTWQLVTRQWFHGSGYTAVVTRQSLQGSWLHGSGYTAVVTRQWLHGSRYTAVVPQRWFHGGGSTAVVPRQLVTRRWFHSGGSTAVGSTAVVPRQLVTRRWFHGGGSTAVVPRQLVTRQWLHGSGYTAVVIAACGSPRSPCVKCSSPPEAELHVTLTEGLLPGEEETLYLVCNVFAA, encoded by the coding sequence ATGGCGATTGGTTCCACGGCAGGTGGTTACATGGCGGTTGGTTACACGGCGGTTGGTTACACGGCGGTGGTTACACGGCAGTGGTTACACGGCAGTTGGTTACACGGCAGGTGGTTACACGGCAGTTGGTTACACGGCAGTTGGTTACACGGCGGTGGTTACACGGCGGTTGGTTACACGGCAGTTGGTTACACGGCGGTGGTTACACGGCGGTTGGTTACACGGCAGTTGGTTACACGGCGGTGGTTACACGGCAGTCGTTACAGGGCAGTTGGTTACACAGCGGTGGTTCCACGGCAGTGGTTCCACGGCAGTGGTTACATGGCGGTGGTTCCACGGCGGTTGGTTCCACGGCGGTGGTTCCACGGCAGTGGTTCCACGGCAGTGGTTACACGGCAGTGGTTACACGGCAGTCGTTACAGGGCAGTCGTTACATGGCAGTTGGTTACACGGCAGTGGTTCCACGGCAGTGGTTACACGGCAGTCGTTACACGGCAGTCGTTACAGGGCAGTTGGTTACACGGCAGTGGTTACACGGCAGTGGTTACACGGCAGTGGTTACACGGCAGTCGTTACACGGCGGTGGTTCCACAGCGGTGGTTCCACGGCGGTGGTTCCACGGCGGTGGTTCCACGGCAGTTGGTTACACGGCGGTGGTTCCACAGCGGTGGTTCCACGGCAGTTGGTTCCACGGCGGTGGTTCCACGGCAGTTGGTTACACGGCGGTGGTTCCACGGCGGTGGTTCCACGGCGGTGGTTCCACGGCAGTTGGTTACACGGCAGTGGTTACACGGCAGTGGTTACACAGCAGTGGTTATAGCTGCGTGTGGCAGCCCTCGGTCTCCTTGTGTGAAGTGCAGCTCTCCACCAGAGGCTGAGTTACACGTGACTCTCACTGAAGGGCTGTTaccaggagaggaggagaccTTGTACCTTGTTTGTAATGTGTTTGCTGCTTGA
- the LOC116441061 gene encoding uncharacterized protein LOC116441061 isoform X1 encodes MAVVTRQLVTRQWLHGSGSMAIGSTAGGYMAVGYTAVGYTAVVTRQWLHGSWLHGRWLHGSWLHGSWLHGGGYTAVGYTAVGYTAVVTRRLVTRQLVTRRWLHGSRYRAVGYTAVVPRQWFHGSGYMAVVPRRLVPRRWFHGSGSTAVVTRQWLHGSRYRAVVTWQLVTRQWFHGSGYTAVVTRQSLQGSWLHGSGYTAVVTRQWLHGSRYTAVVPQRWFHGGGSTAVVPRQLVTRRWFHSGGSTAVGSTAVVPRQLVTRRWFHGGGSTAVVPRQLVTRQWLHGSGYTAVVIAACGSPRSPCVKCSSPPEAELHVTLTEGLLPGEEETLYLVCNVFAA; translated from the coding sequence ATGGCGGTGGTTACACGACAGTTGGTTACACGGCAGTGGTTACATGGCAGTGGTTCCATGGCGATTGGTTCCACGGCAGGTGGTTACATGGCGGTTGGTTACACGGCGGTTGGTTACACGGCGGTGGTTACACGGCAGTGGTTACACGGCAGTTGGTTACACGGCAGGTGGTTACACGGCAGTTGGTTACACGGCAGTTGGTTACACGGCGGTGGTTACACGGCGGTTGGTTACACGGCAGTTGGTTACACGGCGGTGGTTACACGGCGGTTGGTTACACGGCAGTTGGTTACACGGCGGTGGTTACACGGCAGTCGTTACAGGGCAGTTGGTTACACAGCGGTGGTTCCACGGCAGTGGTTCCACGGCAGTGGTTACATGGCGGTGGTTCCACGGCGGTTGGTTCCACGGCGGTGGTTCCACGGCAGTGGTTCCACGGCAGTGGTTACACGGCAGTGGTTACACGGCAGTCGTTACAGGGCAGTCGTTACATGGCAGTTGGTTACACGGCAGTGGTTCCACGGCAGTGGTTACACGGCAGTCGTTACACGGCAGTCGTTACAGGGCAGTTGGTTACACGGCAGTGGTTACACGGCAGTGGTTACACGGCAGTGGTTACACGGCAGTCGTTACACGGCGGTGGTTCCACAGCGGTGGTTCCACGGCGGTGGTTCCACGGCGGTGGTTCCACGGCAGTTGGTTACACGGCGGTGGTTCCACAGCGGTGGTTCCACGGCAGTTGGTTCCACGGCGGTGGTTCCACGGCAGTTGGTTACACGGCGGTGGTTCCACGGCGGTGGTTCCACGGCGGTGGTTCCACGGCAGTTGGTTACACGGCAGTGGTTACACGGCAGTGGTTACACAGCAGTGGTTATAGCTGCGTGTGGCAGCCCTCGGTCTCCTTGTGTGAAGTGCAGCTCTCCACCAGAGGCTGAGTTACACGTGACTCTCACTGAAGGGCTGTTaccaggagaggaggagaccTTGTACCTTGTTTGTAATGTGTTTGCTGCTTGA